From the Phycisphaeraceae bacterium genome, one window contains:
- a CDS encoding site-specific tyrosine recombinase: protein MSKLRRTKELDISTAAYNSEAQARSVVSGGRPVSAFDGPVRGFLAYCKVECGFAALTITAYASDLKDLWVWMAEDGAKSWADLSDARIRAHVQALSRRGLVATSLARHLATIRVFTRYLVSVGVFEVDPAEALVQPKLGRKLPHAPSFEVVDKLLRTPLPEEPLGLRDRALLELLYACGLRASELADLELDGLNRALGVVRVMGKGRKERIVPVARAALEHVITYLEGVRPELEKKDKPSNRLFLSRTGQPITRIVVWQIVKRHAARAGIRRIHPHVLRHAFATHLLAGGADLRVVQELLGHASLNTTQVYTHVDRSRLKEVISSFHPRP from the coding sequence ATGAGCAAGCTCCGGCGGACTAAGGAACTCGACATCAGCACGGCCGCGTACAACTCGGAAGCACAGGCTAGGTCGGTGGTTAGCGGCGGGCGGCCGGTGTCGGCGTTTGATGGGCCGGTACGGGGTTTTCTGGCGTATTGCAAGGTGGAGTGCGGGTTTGCGGCGTTGACGATCACGGCTTACGCGAGTGATCTCAAGGACTTGTGGGTTTGGATGGCGGAGGATGGGGCGAAGTCGTGGGCGGATTTGTCGGATGCTCGGATTCGGGCGCACGTTCAGGCGTTGTCGCGGCGGGGTTTGGTGGCGACGAGTCTGGCGCGGCATTTGGCGACGATCCGGGTGTTTACGCGTTATCTGGTTTCGGTGGGTGTGTTTGAGGTGGACCCTGCGGAGGCGTTGGTGCAGCCAAAGCTGGGTCGGAAGCTGCCGCATGCGCCATCGTTTGAGGTGGTGGACAAGCTGCTGAGGACGCCGTTGCCTGAGGAACCGCTGGGGTTGCGGGATCGGGCGTTGCTGGAACTGCTTTATGCGTGTGGGCTTAGGGCGTCGGAGCTGGCGGACCTGGAGCTTGACGGGCTCAACCGGGCGTTGGGGGTGGTCCGGGTGATGGGTAAGGGTCGTAAGGAGCGGATCGTGCCGGTGGCTCGGGCGGCGCTGGAGCACGTGATCACGTACCTGGAGGGGGTGCGGCCGGAGCTGGAGAAGAAGGATAAGCCGAGTAACAGGCTGTTCTTATCGCGGACGGGGCAGCCGATCACGCGGATTGTGGTGTGGCAGATCGTCAAGCGTCACGCGGCGCGGGCGGGGATACGGCGGATTCACCCGCATGTGCTGCGGCACGCGTTTGCGACGCACCTGCTGGCGGGTGGGGCGGACCTGAGGGTGGTTCAGGAGCTGTTGGGGCACGCTAGCCTGAACACGACGCAGGTCTACACGCATGTGGATCGGAGTCGGCTCAAAGAGGTGATTTCGAGTTTTCATCCGCGGCCTTAG
- the murC gene encoding UDP-N-acetylmuramate--L-alanine ligase, translating to MTNHPAEHVNPTTNTPDWAAQRIHWVGVAGSGMSGLARMAHAFGASCTGTDRSPSKTVNDLIAHGISVSLDQTGDALPDNTTLLVASAAIPDNHPELQRAQQQNIPILRYAQMLGRIMSQHTGVAVAGTHGKSTTTSLLSHILIHAQLDPSLIVGANCAQIGGGYRVGSPKRTPATDNTDPASQKMRGGILVAEACEYARSFHHLHPTHAIILNIEADHLDIYNGIDDIIKAFHTFASQIHPDGSLLVQHELPQRMDVVAGLPCHVETLGFAPQADWHLTINQRTTTLTSRHGDTASYTMPLPGEHMAYNAAAAAITAHRLGAPWNTITHAINTFQGLDRRMQRIGVIPAKNDNEVGGGVTVIDDYGHHPTEIDTTLRALRDAYHPKRLICVFQPHQHSRTRFLMEQFAASFAAADLVIVPEIFFTRDSELDRQQVRAVHLVSKLRQQGVAAMHVDPLDAITEQLKLITQPGDLVVTMGAGNVNQIAHQLINP from the coding sequence ATGACCAACCACCCCGCTGAACACGTTAACCCCACCACCAACACCCCCGACTGGGCCGCCCAACGCATCCACTGGGTCGGCGTCGCCGGCTCCGGTATGTCCGGACTCGCCCGAATGGCACACGCCTTCGGCGCCTCATGCACCGGCACCGACCGCTCACCCTCCAAAACCGTCAACGACCTCATCGCCCACGGCATCTCCGTCTCACTCGACCAGACTGGCGACGCTCTGCCCGATAACACCACCCTCCTCGTCGCCTCAGCCGCTATCCCCGACAACCACCCCGAACTCCAACGCGCCCAACAACAAAACATCCCCATACTCCGTTACGCCCAGATGCTCGGCCGCATCATGAGCCAGCACACAGGCGTCGCCGTCGCCGGAACACACGGCAAATCCACCACCACCTCACTCCTATCACACATCCTCATCCACGCTCAACTCGACCCCTCACTCATCGTCGGCGCCAACTGCGCCCAAATAGGCGGAGGTTACCGCGTCGGATCCCCAAAACGAACCCCCGCAACAGACAACACCGACCCAGCTAGCCAAAAGATGCGGGGGGGGATACTCGTCGCCGAGGCCTGCGAATACGCACGATCCTTCCACCACCTCCACCCCACCCACGCCATCATCCTCAACATCGAAGCCGACCACCTCGATATCTACAACGGCATCGACGACATCATCAAAGCCTTCCACACCTTCGCCAGCCAGATCCACCCCGACGGCTCCCTCCTCGTCCAACACGAACTCCCCCAGCGCATGGACGTCGTCGCCGGACTCCCCTGCCACGTCGAAACCCTCGGCTTCGCACCCCAGGCCGACTGGCACCTCACCATCAACCAACGCACCACCACCCTCACCTCACGCCATGGCGACACCGCCTCCTACACCATGCCCCTCCCCGGCGAACACATGGCCTACAACGCCGCCGCCGCCGCCATCACCGCACACCGACTCGGCGCCCCCTGGAACACCATCACCCACGCCATCAACACCTTCCAGGGTCTCGACCGCCGCATGCAACGCATAGGCGTCATCCCCGCCAAAAATGACAACGAGGTGGGGGGGGGCGTCACCGTCATCGACGACTACGGACACCACCCCACTGAAATCGACACCACCCTCCGCGCCCTCCGCGACGCCTACCACCCCAAGCGACTCATCTGCGTCTTCCAACCCCACCAGCACTCCAGAACCCGCTTCCTCATGGAACAGTTCGCCGCCTCCTTCGCCGCCGCCGACCTCGTCATCGTCCCCGAAATCTTCTTCACCCGAGACTCCGAACTCGACCGACAACAGGTCCGTGCCGTCCACCTCGTCTCAAAACTCCGGCAACAAGGCGTCGCCGCCATGCACGTCGACCCCCTCGACGCCATCACCGAACAACTCAAACTCATCACCCAACCCGGCGACCTCGTCGTCACCATGGGCGCCGGAAACGTCAACCAAATCGCCCACCAACTCATCAACCCCTAA
- a CDS encoding prepilin-type N-terminal cleavage/methylation domain-containing protein has protein sequence MLKKRVGRGFTLIELLVVISIIALLIGILLPALGAARNSARAMGALANARSLGQAIWLYTLDNRDHYVPYHSVGQGNWGAGLASTNPDLTSAGQWWTANLVSSGYLGTTEVFTDPLLEEIGQIAPIIEAPSGDEEDFRKLNWQFPHFSMNTSNIGTMQRATGFAAYAPADQVNDTFYTPRSTDVRNPSGMIAYTTAVVELGSAGSPTERRGNIFVWDMSQPPSPMTMPDARNNGSIAIVYADGHAGYLSLSGANDSDPGSTRATVDYLRGLYGDPGSGGGQRGGGTSGLEPGEYEGFLTDARTHQNNRWTITGKPSGSLSHVYAGSNNTYVPGGTDLLID, from the coding sequence ATGTTGAAGAAGCGTGTTGGGCGCGGGTTTACGTTGATTGAGTTGCTGGTGGTGATTTCGATCATTGCGTTGCTGATTGGGATCCTGCTGCCGGCGTTGGGGGCGGCGCGGAACTCGGCGCGGGCGATGGGGGCGTTGGCGAATGCGAGGTCGTTGGGTCAGGCGATCTGGTTGTACACGCTGGACAACCGGGATCACTATGTGCCGTATCACTCCGTTGGGCAGGGGAACTGGGGAGCTGGGTTGGCGTCGACAAATCCTGATCTGACGTCTGCGGGTCAGTGGTGGACAGCGAATCTGGTATCGAGCGGGTATTTGGGGACAACCGAGGTGTTCACCGACCCATTGTTGGAAGAGATCGGGCAGATTGCGCCGATCATCGAAGCGCCATCGGGCGATGAAGAGGATTTCAGGAAACTGAACTGGCAGTTCCCGCATTTCTCGATGAACACCTCGAACATCGGGACGATGCAGCGAGCGACGGGTTTTGCAGCATATGCGCCTGCTGATCAAGTTAACGATACTTTCTATACTCCCAGGAGTACCGATGTACGGAACCCATCGGGCATGATTGCCTACACGACGGCGGTGGTTGAGCTGGGCTCAGCTGGCAGTCCAACCGAGCGTCGCGGGAATATTTTCGTTTGGGACATGAGTCAACCGCCTAGCCCGATGACCATGCCAGATGCCCGGAATAATGGGAGCATTGCGATCGTATACGCGGATGGTCATGCGGGTTATCTATCCCTGAGCGGCGCGAACGATTCTGATCCTGGATCTACGCGAGCAACTGTTGATTATCTTCGTGGTCTTTATGGTGATCCGGGTTCGGGTGGCGGCCAGCGTGGTGGTGGAACCAGCGGTCTTGAGCCTGGTGAGTATGAGGGTTTTCTTACGGATGCGAGAACTCACCAGAACAATCGGTGGACCATTACGGGTAAACCGTCCGGTAGTTTGTCTCATGTCTATGCGGGTTCTAACAATACCTATGTGCCTGGTGGTACTGATCTGTTGATTGACTGA
- a CDS encoding prepilin-type N-terminal cleavage/methylation domain-containing protein — translation MMDRVKRMAQCGGAGRGVAGFTLIELLVVISIIALLIGILLPALGAARETARALGGMANARSLGQAVYTYTIDNRDHYISYQSHGFGGWPNISTYSDEGTWWTATLVRLGYLGSGDVFTDPLFEEDGNNTPILDAPTGDIDAYQDVSWVYPHFAMNTSNIGTFQRVTQFTNYGADSDKPLPTPKTSDAFRPTETIWFIPAREESTTATGQRGGGGAQTATKGSLFCWDYARNVSNGIPDPRYRGSMPIVFTDGHASYLQLAETDGSQVDLYYPAGAGGGQRGGGTSSFEPGNYDGYLTDARLHDKNRWTLSGEALPGEYRAPTGNFDGQ, via the coding sequence ATGATGGATCGAGTGAAGCGGATGGCGCAGTGTGGTGGAGCGGGTCGCGGGGTGGCGGGGTTTACGCTGATTGAGTTGCTGGTGGTGATTTCAATTATTGCGTTGCTGATTGGGATCTTGTTGCCGGCGTTGGGGGCGGCGCGCGAGACGGCGCGGGCGCTGGGTGGGATGGCGAATGCGCGGTCGCTGGGGCAGGCGGTGTACACCTACACGATTGATAATCGTGATCACTACATCAGCTATCAGTCGCACGGTTTTGGGGGGTGGCCGAACATTTCCACTTACAGTGATGAGGGGACTTGGTGGACGGCGACGCTGGTGCGTCTTGGGTATCTGGGCAGTGGTGATGTGTTTACGGACCCGCTGTTTGAGGAAGACGGCAACAACACGCCCATCTTGGATGCTCCGACGGGGGACATCGATGCTTACCAGGATGTGAGTTGGGTGTATCCGCACTTTGCGATGAACACGTCGAACATTGGGACGTTTCAGCGTGTGACGCAGTTCACGAATTACGGTGCGGATTCGGACAAGCCGTTGCCGACGCCTAAGACTTCGGATGCGTTTAGGCCGACGGAGACGATCTGGTTCATTCCGGCGAGGGAGGAGTCGACGACTGCGACGGGACAGCGAGGTGGTGGTGGTGCGCAGACGGCGACGAAGGGTTCGTTGTTCTGCTGGGACTACGCCCGGAATGTGAGCAACGGTATTCCTGATCCTCGGTATCGAGGGAGTATGCCGATTGTGTTTACGGATGGGCACGCTTCGTATCTGCAGCTTGCGGAGACCGATGGGTCTCAGGTTGACCTTTATTATCCGGCGGGTGCTGGCGGTGGTCAGCGTGGAGGAGGCACTTCGTCTTTTGAGCCCGGCAACTACGACGGGTATCTGACGGATGCGCGACTTCACGACAAGAATCGTTGGACGCTGAGTGGTGAGGCGTTGCCTGGTGAGTATCGGGCTCCGACGGGTAACTTTGACGGTCAGTGA